TCTAAGAATTAATGGTATTCAGTAATCAAACCAATTCAATATCCTCCTCACGAAGCTTTGAATTATTGAGCTTTTCAAGAGAGTTTTTAATTTTCATCTTATCTGCAGGAGCTAAGAAAGTAGGGATCAAGTGAGTCAGATCAATTTTTAGCAATCGGTTAATGATAATCAAATCTTTTAAGGAAAAGGGGCTGACTCCATTCATTAATTCAGACATATAGGATTTGCTTCTATGTCCTAAAATTTCACCAAGGTTTTGCTGTGTTAAACTTAAACTTTTAAGTTTCTTTCTGATTAACTCTTTCCTCTTTTGAATGAATTGCCTTTCTTTTTCAGCTATAACTTCTGCTAAATCACTATCCTGTATTTTTTTATTCGTTATTTTTGAGCTGAAAGACCAATTTTTGTCTTCATAAGCAGTAATTAAGTCTCTTAATTTCTTGCGAACAGCTTTATATTTTGAATCTTCTTTAGCAAGAACTCTTAATTTTCGATCGGCAATTAAAGCTCTCTCAAATTCCAATTCATTTGCAATTTTTCCTGCTTCCAATATTTTCGATATGTCTAGTTGTGTTTGCATAAAAATTAAATCCAATCATTAGCATTCAGCCATTTTTTAATAGTATTCTTATTGTTCTTAAATGTTGTTTCAAACTCTTGATGGGTTCCGACCCAAACTACTGAAGCTTCATTATCTTCAAACTCAATAAGGATCATCGTTCTATGGATATTAATATTAAAAAAGTAGAATCCATCATTATGGACACAATCTGCATCTGGTCTGGTCATATTCAGCTCAGTTTGATTTTTCCAGCTGTGATCTTCAATATCCTTTATCAGTTTATCAATGGCAGTTGTTAATGAAACATTTCCTTTATTCTTCCTTTTTAATTTTTCTAATGCCTTTTTATTGACTAGCCTCATTAGTAATGCAAATAAACAAAAAATAGTTCGGAATTTTTCCGAACATTTAAAATATTTATATTGATAATAACAATTGATTGGTTCTCAATTGTGTCTCTAATCAATTAATTAGTTATTGCCAAAAAGCGGAAAATTAAAATCGAACGGGACTTTTCAGGTTTTGGCAAATGTTGAATTTGAAAGATAATTAATCCATAACAAAATTAGAAATTGCACATATAGAAGTTATCAAAAAATTCAATTGATCTTGTTTTTAGGCTAGTTGGAAAAGTGGATTGGGTAAATGGGTGGCAGTGTATGTTGTTACTGGCAAGCACAAGTGGATGCTTGCGCGATTCGAGGGAAATTTTGGAGAATAGTCAAAAGCATAAGTGGACACTTATGCTATTTGAGCGGTGGAGAACGCACTAGTAATTTTGCAATGATTAGCTAAAAAAGCTTAAAATCCTTTTCAAATTCTACATTAGGTTTAAAATTTATACCCAAAAGTAATTCTGGCAACCGCATTTCTTACCGATTCTTCAAACGGAATGTCTTCATATTTCATTGTCCTGTAAAATCCGTAGTCGTAGGTCGCTTGAATAACGTATGACTTTAATTCTGCACCTAGACCAACTTGAATACCATAGTCAATTCGGTTACTAAATTTTGCTTCAAATTGATTTTCAAATTCACTAGCTTCGCCATCTATAAATAATTCCGTAGTGCTATCATCAAATAGTCTTAAGTTAACATAAGGTCCTGCCAAAGCATATAATTTTTGCTCTCCAAGCTTAAAATTGAATTTTAGGGTTATTGGTAAATCTAGATAATACTCATTAATGGAAGATTTAAAATCATATCTGTAAGATGCATTGGTGTTATCAAATCTGGGAATATATATCGTTGATTCACTGTATTCTCTTTTTAAAGAAAACAGCAATGAAGGGATAAGATCAAAATGATCGTTCAGTTTCATAGCAACTGCTGGGCCAATATGAAAACCGGGTCTGTACTCCCTATTGATTGAGGATGTATTATCTTTTTGCTGTCCCAGTTTCGAAAAATTGACCCCACCCATAAGAAAAATATCTTGGCCGTGGGCTACATTACTAAAAAGCACAAATGAGACAATATAGATTAATAGGGTTTTGCTTATTTTGCTCATATTAGAGTTTCATTTTTCTTTCTCGTCATCTTTTTTCTAAAAGGAAGGCTGAAATTACGCATTTGTAAAGCAGATGCAATGATAGAGGTTAAGCAAAACAAATCCAATTTGAGTTGAAAATAAAGACTATCTAGGTTTTAGGCAATATGCCAAGCGGACACTTGCGCTATGGGGCTTTATTTGTGTAAAGCTATTTCAGGATAAGACAGCCTAATTCACAACTTAGCTTTATGATACCCCACCAAACTTAACCCCCGTCAATTCTGCCATGTCTTTCTTCCAGCTAGTGATGTCCTTGGGATTGAATTTATTCAAATGATCATGTCCACAAGCCCTGGCCATTACTTCCATAAGTTCGGTGGAGGCACTAAAGAAATTATGAAGCTGATGAGCTGATTTATCGATATTGATCAATTTCCTTAATTCCGGTTTCTGGGTGGCTACGCCTGCCGGGCAGTTGTTGGTATTGCACATTCTGGCCGCTACACACCCAATAGATTGCAAAGCTGAATTGGATACAGCAATCCCATCTGCACCCAGTGCTAAAGCCTTGATAAAATCATCTGGTACACGGATGCCGCCTGTAATAATTAAGGTCACATCTTTTCTATCCATTTTATCCAGATACTTTCTAGCTCTGGCCAAAGCAGGAATAGTTGGTACGGAAATATTATTTCTAAAAATCAAAGGCGCGGCCCCTGTTCCGCCTCCTCTGCCATCTAAAATGATGTAATCCGCACTGGCGTCTAAGGCAAATTGTATATCGGCTTCGATGTGATTGGCCGACAGCTTAAAACCGATGGGAATACCACCCGTTACTTCCCGAACTTTATCGGCAAAAGCTTTAAAGTCTTGAGGCGTATGCAAATCATCAAAAGTAGGCGGTGAAACGGCTGCAGTGCCCTCTTTCAAATTCCGCACTTCTGCAATTTTACCCACTACTTTATTGGCAGAAAGATGTCCGCCTGTTCCGGTTTTCGCGCCTTGTCCGCCTTTAAAATGGAAGGCTTGCACGCGCTTTAGTTTCTCCCACTCAAAGCCAAATTTGG
This is a stretch of genomic DNA from Marivirga harenae. It encodes these proteins:
- a CDS encoding glutamate synthase-related protein — its product is MSKPKIADRKPIKVELTKGEEKYWCACGLSQNQPFCDGSHRKTDITPKQFVAEETGDAYLCMCKHSKNPPYCDGTHATLKEELDDSTKSETASSSDSTKEEPTLAYIKALAKDGLSKTGHHGEMGAMGVPGPELPQWKDIQILAAQLATKPLMEDVPVATELIIGPNAKKPLKLDIPLFVSDMSFGALSEEAKVALSKGAELAGTGICSGEGGMLNEEQAANSRYFYEYASAKFGFEWEKLKRVQAFHFKGGQGAKTGTGGHLSANKVVGKIAEVRNLKEGTAAVSPPTFDDLHTPQDFKAFADKVREVTGGIPIGFKLSANHIEADIQFALDASADYIILDGRGGGTGAAPLIFRNNISVPTIPALARARKYLDKMDRKDVTLIITGGIRVPDDFIKALALGADGIAVSNSALQSIGCVAARMCNTNNCPAGVATQKPELRKLINIDKSAHQLHNFFSASTELMEVMARACGHDHLNKFNPKDITSWKKDMAELTGVKFGGVS
- a CDS encoding transcriptional regulator; translated protein: MQTQLDISKILEAGKIANELEFERALIADRKLRVLAKEDSKYKAVRKKLRDLITAYEDKNWSFSSKITNKKIQDSDLAEVIAEKERQFIQKRKELIRKKLKSLSLTQQNLGEILGHRSKSYMSELMNGVSPFSLKDLIIINRLLKIDLTHLIPTFLAPADKMKIKNSLEKLNNSKLREEDIELV
- a CDS encoding type II toxin-antitoxin system HigB family toxin, producing MRLVNKKALEKLKRKNKGNVSLTTAIDKLIKDIEDHSWKNQTELNMTRPDADCVHNDGFYFFNINIHRTMILIEFEDNEASVVWVGTHQEFETTFKNNKNTIKKWLNANDWI
- a CDS encoding porin family protein gives rise to the protein MSKISKTLLIYIVSFVLFSNVAHGQDIFLMGGVNFSKLGQQKDNTSSINREYRPGFHIGPAVAMKLNDHFDLIPSLLFSLKREYSESTIYIPRFDNTNASYRYDFKSSINEYYLDLPITLKFNFKLGEQKLYALAGPYVNLRLFDDSTTELFIDGEASEFENQFEAKFSNRIDYGIQVGLGAELKSYVIQATYDYGFYRTMKYEDIPFEESVRNAVARITFGYKF